One Candidatus Regiella endosymbiont of Tuberolachnus salignus genomic window, TAAATAATGGTCAACTTCAAATAGGTAGCAGCTCAGACCCAGTTCAATCGCATCGTTAATACATGAATCGATATAAAACTCATTATTAATACGACCATCTCGGGCGATTAAATGCTCGACTACTCGACGGAAATCCTCGGCTCGGCGAAATGTAAAAGTACCAATGACAATAGGGTCAGTTTCCGGAGAACGTAACGCTTTTTTCACCGATATTTTTCGTATTCGGCCATTTTCAACATCGATCCAACCGAACATATTGGGATGGCGAATCGCATTGGCATAACCACGAGCTCCCCAGACAATCACATCCACATCAGGGTTGTCTGCCAGTTTTTGAAAGGCGTTAGCGTCATACAAAGCACCATTGTCACAAGCGCCAAAGGTGATTGGTTCTAGCTTACTACTAACAGTACCTTCAAGGGCTTTCAATCCGATAAGTGCTGTACAGGCCTGACCCTCTGTAACATCAGTAATAGTCTCAATGATCGCCTGTGGATAATCTTGTTTAAGTTGGCCAGCGATGTCACGATAGCCTGACATATCGCTTCTCAGCACAAAAACATGATGGCACGCCGCTGGCAAATCGTGCGTTGCTTGCACGACCATTGGCTGACCGGAAACGGGTATTAATGGTTTGGTGACGCTATAACCTTCGTTGATAAAACGTTGCCCCAGTCCCGCCATCGGAATAACCAGTGATCCTTTTGGGGTTGGCACATTTTCCGAAACGATTAAACGCTTAAAGACGGAAGACCAGTTATTATATTCCGCGACATCCTCCGGTGTTCCCCATTGCATAAAATGCTGCAGAGGGTAAACGGTAATCGGGTTGTCAGCTGCCAGCAAAGGCTTATAAGCCAGGCTAACGTAATATTCTCCGTTAACCTGAAGGTTTTGCGCCATCGTTATACGGAAGGCCTCACTCATGATTTTCGCAGAAGCAAAATAATAGGTGCCGCTGGAAGCAAATTCCTCCATGCGATTATCGGTGTAGGGTTTTTTCTCTTGAATGTCTTGCACCCAGCCGTTTATTTCACGCAGATAGGCGTAGTTCGTTGTGCCCAGAGTGTGCGGATGAAATCCTTTATAGGCAGGGATCGCACCAGAGCAAGCCGTATCCTTGACAAATTGTTTAAAATGCTGCCAATCCCAATAACAAGTGAAATCACAGTAATTAACCACCACCGGTTGAGTGGGATCAAGCAAATGTTCCACTTGGCGCACCGCATGTACCGGGCCTAGTTTATGAGGAGCGATGCCCACTATCCGACCTGTGGGACAATATGCTTTAAGGATCGTCTCCATACGGTAACCGGCTTCATCAAGATGCGCTTGATTACAGATAAAAATAAAATTCTGTTCACCTGGAAACATATCAATAACATGAGCAATGATCGGTTTGTCTTCGATTTCGATCAAGGGTTTGGGAACTTCGTACCCCGCTCTGCGGAAACGCTCCCCAAAACCTGACATCGGGATGACTATTTGCACTGAGTTTTGTACCTTTAATTATCTAATAAATTAAACTTGTTCAACAAACAGAAGATGTAACTGCGAGAAACTGTTGGTCTGTGCTGCTTCTTCTCCGCTTGTCAATTCATTAAGTGCTCAATATAAACGTCTCTGCATAAAATTACAAAAATAGCAGATGTTAATTTCTGATAGCGACAACAAAATATTAACATCAATACACTTCAGCTAATTCCGTTATTCTTTTTATCTCTATAGAATTAATAGTCATCTCCCCTTTTCCTGAGAACCATGATCTTATTTCAAAATCTGATATTCCATTGGGCGGAATATCAATGACAGTAGATAACTGTCCTTCAGTATTACTTTGCAGAAACTGCTTATAAAGAACATTAGGTTGCGCAATATTGAATCGCCCCATATCAATATAACCAACAGTAGATCCTTCAGATCCCGCTGTTGAATAGATAACCGAAATTTTATACTTGCCTTCGTTAAGAAAAATGTAAGGTCCGTATGAAAGAAACCCTGGTTTGTCTCTTAATGAATCTGCGGAACGTGCTAACCCAATAGTTCTTCCAATTTCTCCAGGAAGTAATCGGCCTTCTGATTGATAGGTGTCACTTAATTTTTTGGGAAAAAGAAAACGATTAAACATATTTCTTACAGCGATATCTAATGTATTATCGGTATATAGCCAAATTTCTGTATTACCATCCGCGCATTTATGTTTTTTACTTGGAAGAGGTAGATATTTTTCAATTTTATCGGGAGTAAAATAAAATGGATAATCATTCATCGATGATATTACAAAATTATATTTGTATTGGTAATGATCAGGTCGACGAATAGGACCCATAGATGATATCCAATAAAATGGTGTTATATTATTAAGGGTTGCCAGGATCCAATTTTTCTTAGTAAGAAATTCACTTACTCCTCTTGCATGCCAATAGTTAGCGATACCTGACTGCAAAATAAATCCTTCTTTCTCTATATTTAATAAACAACTGACAGGATTTTTAGCCATCAAAGATGGCATATTGATGATATCAACAAACTTCTTTTCTTTAATCTTTAGAATACTAAAAAAAATGATTGCAAAACAAATAAAATAAAATACTAATTTATATTTTTTAGACGAAAAATAATGAATTTTATCAGCGACGATAACCATCATAATGAGTATAAGTGAAAGAAAAAAAGTAAAATAACGGTAAGCATATAAATCTCTAAAACCTCCGGATAATAGTGCACCAAAAACATTAATTGGCATAACAATAAAAAGAAATAAGCATGAAAATAAAAATTTCCAATTATCATTAACAGTATTTTCGGAATTAATTTGTAACAGGTTAGCAACGTTTTGTTTTTTATTTATGAATAGAATATAAATAAGAAAACACAAGGACAATAAAATTAATGTAGATAAAGTAAACGTGAATCTATTATCAAATGAAAAAGCATTAGCAGTATTGTTTAAAAATAGGTTGAACGAATCTCTGGCACCCTTAAATGTTAACGGCATTTTTCCCTCTAATGGCTTATTAAGCGTTATTAGTGGATTTATGAAAAAAAACAGTAAAAAAGATATAGAAAGAATACCTAATATACTCAATATTTTATTACGATTAATCCATGAATAATTAGTAAATTTACCCATAATTAATAAAAAGAGTGCAGTGACGATTGCCGGTATTAAAAAATTGATTAAATATATTGCAGTAGAAGCAGGGGCAATAGTATTAATCAGAGTCAAATAAATTGCACATAAAAGAGAGGGTTTTTCGTAAAAACGGATAATAAGACCTAAACAAATCAGTGAAAAAAGGATAGAGGAAAAATGAGTACTGTTGCTATAAAAATAAAGCCACATACCAGAGTTGGCAGCAGTAAGTGTAACAAAAGTAAGCAGTAAAATAAGAACTTCCCGAGCTCGGATGCTAATTTGTGGATAAATTTGCTTCGATGTCCATATTACCGCCGTTAATAGCATAAAGACTTGTGCTACCGAAATAAAAAATACCCGATAGTAACTATTTGGTAATATTTTGTATGTTAAAAAATACAACAACGTTTCAGGAAAATAAGCCGGTGCTGGCGGGAAACGCCAATCACTCCATTTTCCACCGAGATCGAATAAATCCCTTGCCAAAGCTTCCCAGTGAAGGATATCACTATGCAATTGAATACGGAACCATAGAAGTGATGTTGCAAAAAACAAAGCTAGAAAAGAAAGAAAATATCTTATATTACTTTTATCCATGTTATCTCTATATAATAATTATACACTTATTAAAGTGAGTATATTACTTGTCTGTGAAGCCGATGAGCAGTAGTTCTTTGTTGGAAGTAAAAAGCAAGCCCATTGGCTGTGGTATTCATTTGATACCAAAAGAAAACGGGTGTTGTTATGTACGCTAACGCAACTGAACCTGTTTGAAAATTTAAGATCAGTTTGATTTATTCTAGTCAAGTAATTTCGGAGGTTTTTCAATGTTTCCCTGTTGCTACTGAAAATCCACTTAATTATTTTTCATGAAAACATTTCTTATAACTGCGTTTCTAATTTCTGGTGCATAAAGTGAAAATTCGTCCTTGCCTTTATCGGCTGAGGTGATGCAGTTATATTTTCCAAATAATTTGTGGAGCAGAGCGTATCTCTCAAAACAACGGAGCGAACCCATGGATCGATAAAGCTGTAAAGCAAGCGATAAATCATTTTTTCGTCTAAATGAGATGCTGCATCAGGTAACCTAATCTTTGGTAAAAACGCTGCGTTAATAACATCACCAGTATCAATACCTGGATCCAGGTAAAAACAGGTAGCCGAAGCATACCCTGCTAACATCGTTGACCATAACAAACAATCTGCACCGCGTATGTTAGGCAAATAGCCTGGATGAATATGAAGAAAACGCGTGTTTTTCAGGTTAAAAAAACTGCCAGGTACAATCCCGCCTCCAGTGAACAGATACATTGAAAAATTTTGTGTATTGATAAAGTCTAAAATTTTTTGATCCTTCAAAGAAGTAAATGGCAAAGGAATAACACTGTCCGAATAGTAGTACAGTGCTTTTAAATCGACAAGCCCCCAAAGGGTGCTTTGTTCAATTCTTAAAATTTTCTGAAGGTGCTCAAAAATTTCAAGGCATAATTTTTTTTGGGTGAGAAACAGATATTGTGGCCAGTAGTGAATTTTTCGGGATAGTACAGCAGCAGCGTATTTATGTCTGAAAAATGAGGGCATAAATCGTCCTACCCTTTTTTTTAGACACAAGATCGCGTTCTGCAATGAGATGGATCCGCCTCGATTTGCACTTAAGGGAATAAAATGTCTCAAGATAAGCTCGTGCGATGGGGCCTTCATAAAATAAAACATCAATGGGTAACGTTTTGAACCCATCCCAATTAACGGGTTTGATATTTGTTACTGTGTAAGGTGAAAGTGCTTTATCCTGTAGATTCTTAGCAGGTAATCGTTCAAAAAGTTTATCTTGCAAATACTTTAAGCGTTCGGGTTCTGTTTGCAAAAAATCGGGGAGATTAATATTATCAAATGCTTTCCAACAAACATTAATATATTTTGCTTGGTCAATATCTGAGGCGTTCTGATCAATTGCGAGAAGGATACGCAGGTAAAGCAAACCAGCAAAAAGCTGTAACCCAGCGTGGTTAAGTGTTTCAACACCCAATTTGCGACCCTTATTATCATAGAAAGAAAATAGCCTTAGCGCGATGTCATATTTCTTGCTGAAAAAATCGATTTCTTTGTTGCTATGCGAGCTAAAACCCTCTTCAGCAGCAAGAGAGCACAAGCGTGAAAGCGTCGACTGTTGCAAGCTCGGCACCCCGGTAGCATGTGTAAAGGATTGCAAAAAATAGCTGAGTTGGTTTTTTAAAGTTTGAAGAGATGTCATATGTGAACAAACCTTTGCTGAATAAGTTGCCATATATTGGCAAAGGTCCAATATAAAACCATCGCTGATGGAAATGGATAAAATAACAAGAAAAAGCCCGCGGCCATAAAATACAAATTTCGCTTCTGTTTGTGAAGCTCCTTTGTGCTAATAATTTTATTTTGATGGATAAGGGCTGCCAAAATGGTCAGAAACGTCATCAAAATCGGCAGTAAGTTGATACTGGTTCCTAACAATGGAATATGAAAGCCGAGATGATAAATGGCACCTGGATAGGCTAAATCTTCAATCCATAAAAATGGATGACCAGCAATAAGATCCATTTCACTCAATACGTTGAATATAGCAATCCAAAATGGAATAGGTACTAAAGTGAGCAGTAAAGGTTTCAGATTGTAAAATGGCGTGACACACTGCTGTTTATGTACAACCATAAATTTTTGATGTGCTTCTTCCCCGGTAAAATTTGCCTTGATATATTCTAATTCAGGAGCAAGGCGTGCCTGAACATGTGATACTTTTCTTTGAGCGCGTGTTAGTAATATATTGGCTGGTAAAATGAAAAGCTTAAATAATAAAGACAATAAAATGATTGTAATGCCCCAGCCAAAGCTATGGATTGTATTGAGCCACAATAAAATGGCTTCTATACCCAGGCAAAGCAATCTAAATGGAGCCCATAAATGCGCATATTTAATTTTTTGAAAATATTGAGGTAGTTGATCAAGATCCGATTTTAATAACAGCTGCGCACGGGTTTTACCCATGCGGGATACTGGATTTTCTGTATCATTTTTATGCCAAAGTAATCTATTTTCTTCAAAAGATACAACGCCAACAACATCTTGAAGGATTAGCATTTTGTAGTGTCCAACAAGCGCCAAAACCTGATCTGGCTTTACAGTGTAGGCTTCGGTATTAATTTTTTTAATACCTTTTGTATCAACGATATAGGCACTAACATCGTTATAAAAAGCAGCCAATCCTGAATAAGAAAAGCGATCCCTGACATTGTTTTCAATGAAGGGATTAATATCGTTCGGTTCTAAACTATATTCCTGCACTTTCGCGGCGGCTAACTGTGGAAATAGTATCATCGATAACAGAAACAAGAACAAACAAGCCTGCTTTTTTATCATTGCACTGCTTCATTCGATAGCAATTCCATGTTGACAAAACCAAAACCCAATTCTCGCAGGTCTTCACCTGCTCCAACTGATTTAGGGGTTGTAGGTTTGTCGATTTTGAAACGAACCGAATAGGTATTATCGGGGGATGTGGGAAGTGGAAAAGTGAACTTTTTTGGCTGTGCTTCCCCTGTAGAGATAGCAATGTTGCCAACGGGTTTATCATTAATGAGAACCTGTGCAGTTTGTTCAGGGTTTTTAGGTGTAACAAAGGCTCTTAGGTTGAAAGAAACAGCAGACGTTTTGCAATCCGGTTTAGTCTTGAACTGAAACTTGGCTTGCGGACCATCAGACGCTCGCCCCCAATCTTCTTGTTGGCCTATGCCAGTCTCAAGGTAGTATTGTGATTGAGTCTCTTTAGAAAAATCGAGGTTTGCCTCACATTCAATTGGAGAAATATTTTTTTTTATAGTCCAACTTTGAGGATCGCGTAAAGGACCCTCAATCGTGTATTTTGTTATTGGAGGTAGTTTGGATTTTGTCCAATGCTCATGAGTCCAGATATATTTATTAAATTCACGAGATCTGTTTTTTTGCTTGCTCTTACTCAGCAAATCAACACCAGAATATTCGTGAGGGATATTAAAAGCTGTTGCAATTGTTTTTGGTATGTCAGATAGCTGTGCAGGATAGTCGGAGATCTGAAACAGATCATTACCATAAAGGGGCTTAATCAAAAGTGTCGGGGAGGCTCCACCATATGGTATATCTCTATATGGTATGTTTCTATTAAATGAGGCGGGTTTATAAACCGAACCATGATCAGCAGAAATGATAATCATGGTATTATCAAAAATATTTTTTTGTTTAAGGTTTTTGATAACATTAATCATTTTACTCATTGCACATGCTCCTTCTGCACTTTTGTTTTGCAAGGTAGAAGAAACTTTTCCAAGAACTTCACACTTGGATCCTAGAACTGTTGG contains:
- a CDS encoding sugar phosphate nucleotidyltransferase, translated to MQIVIPMSGFGERFRRAGYEVPKPLIEIEDKPIIAHVIDMFPGEQNFIFICNQAHLDEAGYRMETILKAYCPTGRIVGIAPHKLGPVHAVRQVEHLLDPTQPVVVNYCDFTCYWDWQHFKQFVKDTACSGAIPAYKGFHPHTLGTTNYAYLREINGWVQDIQEKKPYTDNRMEEFASSGTYYFASAKIMSEAFRITMAQNLQVNGEYYVSLAYKPLLAADNPITVYPLQHFMQWGTPEDVAEYNNWSSVFKRLIVSENVPTPKGSLVIPMAGLGQRFINEGYSVTKPLIPVSGQPMVVQATHDLPAACHHVFVLRSDMSGYRDIAGQLKQDYPQAIIETITDVTEGQACTALIGLKALEGTVSSKLEPITFGACDNGALYDANAFQKLADNPDVDVIVWGARGYANAIRHPNMFGWIDVENGRIRKISVKKALRSPETDPIVIGTFTFRRAEDFRRVVEHLIARDGRINNEFYIDSCINDAIELGLSCYLFEVDHYLCWGTPNDLHTFEYWQSCFHKWSSHPYRLESDKRVTLKIPSL
- a CDS encoding YidC/Oxa1 family membrane protein insertase, with the translated sequence MIKKQACLFLFLLSMILFPQLAAAKVQEYSLEPNDINPFIENNVRDRFSYSGLAAFYNDVSAYIVDTKGIKKINTEAYTVKPDQVLALVGHYKMLILQDVVGVVSFEENRLLWHKNDTENPVSRMGKTRAQLLLKSDLDQLPQYFQKIKYAHLWAPFRLLCLGIEAILLWLNTIHSFGWGITIILLSLLFKLFILPANILLTRAQRKVSHVQARLAPELEYIKANFTGEEAHQKFMVVHKQQCVTPFYNLKPLLLTLVPIPFWIAIFNVLSEMDLIAGHPFLWIEDLAYPGAIYHLGFHIPLLGTSINLLPILMTFLTILAALIHQNKIISTKELHKQKRNLYFMAAGFFLLFYPFPSAMVLYWTFANIWQLIQQRFVHI